In Longimicrobium sp., a single window of DNA contains:
- a CDS encoding LapA family protein, protein MTVPRWLPPAGIALAAGLFTWLNRGERAVVSIGITTFYGAPLTVVLFLAFLAGMLAMLALSLRHDLRMREELRARGLLIPAPGQGSPVLAPSPPAPHAHVPAAEPEETARFVSDDHTAPFQGDGVGPRGPYHGDGGEDDPTLIHQRDGDRPLN, encoded by the coding sequence GTGACGGTTCCGCGCTGGCTGCCCCCGGCAGGCATTGCCCTGGCCGCGGGGCTGTTCACCTGGCTCAACCGCGGCGAGCGCGCCGTGGTGAGCATCGGGATCACGACGTTCTATGGCGCGCCGCTCACGGTGGTGCTGTTCCTGGCGTTCCTGGCGGGCATGCTGGCGATGCTTGCGCTCAGCCTGCGCCACGACCTGCGAATGCGCGAGGAGCTGCGCGCCCGCGGGCTGCTGATTCCGGCGCCGGGCCAGGGTTCACCCGTGCTGGCGCCGAGCCCGCCCGCCCCGCACGCCCACGTGCCTGCCGCGGAGCCGGAGGAGACGGCCCGCTTCGTCTCTGACGATCACACGGCACCATTCCAGGGTGACGGCGTCGGACCGCGTGGGCCTTACCACGGCGACGGGGGCGAGGACGACCCGACGCTCATCCACCAGCGCGATGGCGATCGTCCCCTGAACTGA